One part of the Acinetobacter sp. XS-4 genome encodes these proteins:
- the rpiA gene encoding ribose-5-phosphate isomerase RpiA produces MSLYATQDEKKQAAAKAALKHLPKGGILGVGTGSTVNFLIDLLPELQLEAAVASSQATADRLKKLGIEVVDMNHVGGLDAYVDGADEIDRHMHMIKGGGAALTREKIVASIAKKFVCIVDDSKWVDQLGHDFPLPVEVIPMARSAVARKLVSLGGDPVYREGVVTDNGNVILDVFNLNILNALDLEKTINNIPGVVTNGIFALNPATIAIVATNNGIEERNAQ; encoded by the coding sequence ATGAGTCTATATGCAACCCAAGATGAAAAGAAACAAGCTGCTGCGAAAGCTGCTTTAAAACACTTGCCCAAAGGCGGCATTTTGGGGGTTGGGACTGGAAGTACCGTAAACTTTCTAATTGATTTATTGCCTGAATTACAATTAGAAGCGGCTGTGGCAAGTTCTCAAGCAACTGCTGATCGCCTTAAAAAATTAGGCATTGAAGTTGTAGATATGAATCATGTAGGTGGTTTAGATGCCTATGTTGATGGTGCAGATGAAATTGACCGTCATATGCATATGATTAAAGGTGGTGGTGCTGCATTAACACGTGAAAAAATTGTAGCTTCAATTGCTAAGAAGTTTGTTTGTATTGTTGACGATTCAAAATGGGTTGATCAACTTGGACATGATTTTCCACTTCCAGTAGAAGTTATTCCAATGGCTCGTTCAGCTGTGGCTCGTAAGTTGGTGAGTTTAGGTGGTGACCCAGTTTATCGTGAAGGTGTAGTAACAGATAATGGTAATGTGATTTTAGATGTATTTAATCTTAATATTTTAAATGCGCTTGATTTAGAAAAAACTATTAACAATATTCCGGGTGTTGTGACTAATGGTATTTTTGCTTTAAACCCAGCAACGATTGCAATTGTTGCAACAAATAATGGTATTGAAGAGCGTAATGCACAGTAA
- a CDS encoding SprT family zinc-dependent metalloprotease: protein MSAKMPEIKIVRHVRARKLRLRVEPASIRLTVPLFCSKKQIQLFLAQSEQWLTETWNKQQNVQSTSIDIPSEIYFFNKEQPFQVIVQKQHRVFQFDWESSCLFLKDTQPYLALQSAVIAFAKQELPEFLKELSEHTHLAYRECTIRRPKTRWGSCSSQHNIMLHAGLVLMPHEIARYVAIHELAHTKHFDHSPAFWAEVEKYDPYFQKHRRQLKSNPLPAWWYVSN, encoded by the coding sequence ATGTCTGCAAAGATGCCAGAAATTAAAATCGTTCGACACGTAAGAGCAAGAAAATTGCGCTTACGTGTTGAGCCTGCTTCAATCCGCCTGACGGTTCCTTTGTTTTGTAGTAAAAAACAAATTCAGCTTTTTTTAGCGCAATCTGAGCAATGGTTGACCGAGACGTGGAATAAGCAGCAAAACGTCCAATCGACTTCCATTGATATTCCTTCCGAGATTTATTTTTTTAATAAAGAGCAACCGTTTCAGGTCATTGTTCAAAAGCAGCATCGAGTTTTTCAATTCGATTGGGAAAGTAGTTGTTTATTTCTTAAAGACACGCAGCCATATTTGGCATTACAAAGTGCAGTGATTGCCTTTGCAAAACAAGAATTACCCGAGTTTTTAAAAGAATTAAGTGAACACACTCATTTGGCTTATAGGGAATGTACGATTCGCCGTCCGAAAACTCGTTGGGGAAGTTGTAGCAGTCAACATAATATTATGCTACATGCTGGCTTAGTACTCATGCCTCATGAAATTGCTCGCTATGTTGCTATTCATGAATTAGCTCACACTAAACATTTTGACCATAGCCCAGCTTTTTGGGCAGAAGTTGAAAAATACGATCCATATTTTCAAAAACACCGCAGACAACTTAAATCAAATCCGTTGCCTGCATGGTGGTATGTTTCAAACTAA